Proteins encoded by one window of Rutidosis leptorrhynchoides isolate AG116_Rl617_1_P2 chromosome 7, CSIRO_AGI_Rlap_v1, whole genome shotgun sequence:
- the LOC139859851 gene encoding uncharacterized protein — MEERNYNRDALMAQKQALESKLNQQQMHIDDIILSASSNNHQELLLVYEHGGTGKTFLWKAVITALCLDGKIVLAVASSVIASLLLPSGQTAHSRFKLPLQLNDEAMCNVRKKTNLGTLLHQADLIVWDEAQINDKLCFEALDIMLRDLSDNENVPFGDPQQYCINDEDNGLSQLISYIYDEDTLQRPTATKLQQRVIVCPKNNEADSINSTILSMVATQLTTYRSEDAVTSHVNDGGESELLYPTEYLNTLNIPNYSTHELQLKIGVPVILLRNISVKGGLCNCYQI; from the exons ATGGAAGAGAGAAATTACAATCGTGATGCTCTTATGGCTCAAAAACAAGCACTTGAAAGCAAACTAAATCAACAACAAATGCACATAGACGATATCATTTTGTCTGCTTCTTCCAATAATCACCAGGAACTTCTACTTGTGTACGAACATGGAGGTACTGGAAAGACGTTCTTATGGAAAGCCGTTATAACAGCTTTATGTTTAGATGGTAAAATTGTTTTAGCTGTTGCATCCTCTGTAATAGCCTCCTTACTACTTCCATCTGGCCAAACCGCACATTCACGCTTTAAATTACCTCTTCAATTGAATGACGAAGCTATGTGCAATGTAAGAAAAAAAACTAATCTCGGAACACTCTTACATCAAGCAGATCTTATAGTGTGGGACGAAGCACAAATAAATGATAAACTCTGTTTTGAAGCACTGGATATAATGTTGAGGGACTTATCTGACAATGAAAATGTCCCGTTTGGTG ACCCCCAACAGTACTGCATTAACGATGAAGATAATGGTCTTTCTCAACTTATTTCTTATATCTACGATGAAGATACACTTCAACGACCAACTGCTACAAAATTACAACAACGGGTTATTGTGTGTCCTAAAAACAATGAGGCTGACTCTATTAACTCAACTATATTATCAATGGTAGCAACACAGTTAACCACTTACAGAAGTGAAGATGCAGTAACATCGCACGTTAATGATGGAGGTGAATCAGAACTTCTATACCCAACCGAATACTTAAACACACTAAACATTCCGAATTATTCAACACATGAGTTGCAGCTGAAGATAGGTGTCCCTGTAATTCTGTTGCGAAACATAAGTGTTAAAGGTGGTCTATGCAACTGTTACCAAATTTAG